In a genomic window of Streptomyces roseoviridis:
- a CDS encoding ABC transporter permease — protein sequence MTAAATAAAPGYAPGRTLPLRVEAVRQLKRRRTLVMGLILAALPFVLIVAFAIGGSPDGARNGRITLMDTATASGANFAATCLFVSAGFLLVIPVALFCGDTVASEAGWSSLRYLLASPVPRARLLWSKLAVALAFSAAAMLLLPLVALAAGTVAYGWGPLQLPTGGSLPAAEALPRLALVVAFVFVSQLVTAGLAFWLSTRTDAPLGAVGGAVGLTIIGNVLDAVTALGDWRAFLPAHWQFAWADALQPHLEWSGMAKGTAISVTYALVLFALAFRGFARKDIVS from the coding sequence ATGACCGCCGCCGCCACCGCAGCCGCTCCCGGATACGCGCCAGGGCGCACCCTGCCGCTGCGGGTGGAGGCCGTACGCCAGCTGAAGCGCCGCCGGACGCTGGTGATGGGCCTGATCCTGGCCGCGCTGCCCTTCGTCCTGATCGTCGCCTTCGCCATCGGCGGCTCCCCGGACGGAGCGCGCAACGGCCGGATCACCCTCATGGACACGGCGACCGCCTCCGGAGCCAATTTCGCCGCGACCTGCCTCTTCGTCTCGGCGGGCTTCCTCCTGGTCATCCCGGTGGCCCTGTTCTGCGGGGACACGGTCGCCTCGGAGGCCGGCTGGTCGTCCCTGCGCTACCTGCTCGCCTCACCCGTCCCCCGCGCCAGACTCCTGTGGTCCAAGCTCGCGGTGGCCCTCGCCTTCAGCGCCGCCGCCATGCTGCTGCTCCCGCTGGTCGCCCTGGCCGCCGGCACGGTCGCCTACGGCTGGGGCCCCCTGCAACTCCCCACCGGGGGCTCCCTCCCGGCTGCGGAGGCCCTGCCCCGCCTGGCCCTGGTGGTCGCCTTCGTCTTCGTCTCCCAACTCGTCACGGCGGGCCTCGCCTTCTGGCTCTCCACCCGCACCGACGCTCCCCTCGGCGCGGTCGGCGGCGCCGTCGGCCTCACCATCATCGGCAACGTCCTGGACGCGGTCACCGCCCTCGGCGACTGGCGCGCCTTCCTCCCGGCCCACTGGCAGTTCGCCTGGGCGGACGCCCTCCAGCCCCACCTGGAATGGTCGGGCATGGCCAAGGGCACGGCGATCTCGGTGACCTACGCCCTGGTGCTGTTCGCGCTGGCGTTCCGGGGCTTCGCGCGGAAGGACATCGTGTCCTGA
- a CDS encoding DUF4291 domain-containing protein, translated as MSVPPKYQIRAVHTDTTVTVYQAYRPEIGLAAARDGRFPAVWKRDRMTWIKPSFLWMMYRCGWGLKEGQETVLAVEITREGFEWALRHACLSHYVRGFHTDRAAWQRELKRSPARVQWDPERDPHLRPLPYRSLQLGLAGEASRRYADEWTVGIRDVTPLAREIHGLVRDGRLPEAGRLLPEERPYPAEDGLLGRVVGPEPSELS; from the coding sequence ATGTCCGTTCCGCCGAAGTACCAGATCCGCGCCGTCCACACCGACACCACGGTGACCGTCTACCAGGCGTACCGCCCGGAGATCGGCCTCGCGGCCGCCCGCGACGGCCGCTTCCCCGCCGTGTGGAAGCGGGACCGGATGACCTGGATCAAGCCCTCGTTCCTGTGGATGATGTACCGCTGCGGATGGGGACTGAAGGAGGGCCAGGAGACGGTGCTCGCGGTGGAGATCACCCGCGAGGGCTTCGAGTGGGCGCTGCGTCACGCCTGCCTGTCCCACTACGTCCGCGGGTTCCACACCGACCGCGCCGCCTGGCAGCGCGAGCTGAAGCGGTCACCGGCCCGGGTCCAGTGGGACCCGGAGCGCGACCCGCACCTGCGCCCGCTGCCGTACCGCTCGCTGCAACTGGGCCTGGCCGGGGAGGCGTCCCGCCGTTACGCGGACGAGTGGACCGTCGGCATCCGTGACGTGACCCCGCTCGCCCGGGAGATCCACGGTCTGGTGCGCGACGGGCGCCTGCCGGAGGCCGGACGGCTGCTGCCCGAGGAGCGGCCGTACCCGGCCGAGGACGGCCTCCTCGGGCGGGTGGTGGGGCCGGAGCCGTCGGAATTGTCGTAG
- a CDS encoding GNAT family N-acetyltransferase: MEIRRATTVAELMAAGHLYDAPPREEWAADFLAAPGHVLLVAYAADGFPAGFVSGVEMRHPDKGVEMCLYELSVDEAHRRRGVGRALTEALAARARARGCHGMWVGVDPDNGAALRTYGAAGAVDEGAFAMLAWEFGGGGVNGH; the protein is encoded by the coding sequence GTGGAGATCCGGCGGGCGACGACGGTGGCGGAGCTGATGGCGGCGGGGCACCTGTACGACGCGCCGCCGCGGGAGGAGTGGGCCGCGGACTTCCTCGCGGCGCCGGGGCACGTGCTGCTGGTGGCGTACGCGGCGGACGGCTTTCCCGCCGGGTTCGTGTCGGGCGTCGAGATGCGCCATCCCGACAAGGGCGTGGAGATGTGTCTGTACGAGCTGTCGGTGGACGAGGCGCACCGGCGGCGGGGCGTGGGGCGGGCGCTCACGGAGGCGCTGGCGGCCCGGGCGCGGGCGCGGGGCTGTCACGGGATGTGGGTGGGGGTCGATCCGGACAACGGGGCCGCGCTGCGGACGTACGGGGCGGCGGGGGCGGTGGACGAGGGGGCGTTCGCGATGCTGGCGTGGGAGTTCGGCGGTGGCGGGGTGAACGGCCACTGA
- a CDS encoding S8 family peptidase: MSSTTRRLTALIPVVALAAGLQFAASPTAQGTPVGDLRTAPASVAIDDSWIVVLKDGSTRAADLGVTPKHEYRAALKGFSATMSRAKAAALAADPRVAYVEQNATVRVADTQTGATWGLDRIDQRDLPLSTTYTYDTTASNVTAYIIDTGIRTSHAEFGGRATVGTDTVGGGQNGQDCQGHGTHVAGSVGGAKYGVAKGVKLVAVRVLDCNGSGTTAGVIAGVDWVTANAVKPAVANMSLGGGANTSLDNAVKRSIASGVSYAIAAGNGNILGWPANACNYSPARVPEAITVGATDSADKRASFSNYGTCVDLFAPGVGITSAWKDNDTATSTISGTSMATPHTAGVAALYLATHPTATPAQVSSALVANATSGKVQDPRTGSPNKLLYARW, encoded by the coding sequence ATGTCCTCCACCACCCGCCGCCTCACCGCGCTCATACCCGTGGTCGCGCTCGCCGCCGGCCTCCAGTTCGCCGCCTCCCCCACCGCGCAGGGCACGCCCGTCGGCGACCTGCGGACGGCCCCGGCGTCCGTCGCGATCGACGACAGCTGGATCGTCGTCCTCAAGGACGGTTCCACCCGCGCCGCCGACCTCGGCGTGACGCCGAAGCACGAGTACCGGGCGGCGCTCAAGGGCTTCTCCGCCACCATGTCGCGGGCGAAGGCCGCCGCCCTGGCCGCCGACCCCCGCGTGGCGTACGTCGAGCAGAACGCGACCGTACGGGTCGCCGACACGCAGACCGGCGCGACCTGGGGTCTCGACCGGATCGACCAGCGGGACCTGCCGCTGTCGACGACGTACACGTACGACACCACCGCGTCGAACGTCACCGCGTACATCATCGACACCGGCATCCGCACCTCCCACGCCGAGTTCGGCGGGCGCGCGACGGTCGGCACGGACACCGTCGGCGGCGGGCAGAACGGCCAGGACTGCCAGGGCCACGGCACGCACGTCGCCGGCTCGGTCGGCGGCGCGAAGTACGGCGTCGCCAAGGGCGTGAAGCTGGTGGCGGTACGGGTCCTGGACTGCAACGGCTCCGGCACGACCGCCGGGGTCATCGCGGGCGTCGACTGGGTGACGGCCAACGCGGTCAAGCCGGCCGTCGCCAACATGAGCCTGGGCGGCGGGGCCAACACCTCGCTGGACAACGCGGTGAAGCGCTCGATCGCCTCCGGCGTCAGCTACGCGATCGCCGCGGGCAACGGCAACATCCTCGGCTGGCCCGCGAACGCCTGCAACTACTCCCCCGCCCGCGTCCCCGAGGCCATCACGGTCGGCGCGACCGACTCCGCCGACAAGCGGGCCTCCTTCTCCAACTACGGGACCTGTGTGGACCTGTTCGCGCCGGGCGTGGGCATCACGTCGGCGTGGAAGGACAACGACACGGCGACCAGCACCATCTCCGGCACCTCGATGGCCACCCCGCACACCGCGGGCGTCGCGGCCCTCTACCTCGCCACCCACCCGACGGCCACCCCGGCCCAGGTGAGCAGCGCCCTGGTCGCCAACGCGACCTCCGGCAAGGTCCAGGACCCGAGGACCGGCTCCCCGAACAAGCTCCTGTACGCGCGCTGGTGA
- a CDS encoding alpha/beta fold hydrolase, which yields MKLRPPRPGLPRWAAIGAALALLAGGAGTWTAVASDEPAPVRRADRMLDLDGVRIDTSYFTAGAGDRRRPAVLVGHGFGGSKDDVRAQAEQLARDGYAVLTWSARGFGASGGQIGLNDPQREVKDVRRLVDWLAGRPEVLLDRPGDPRVGITGASYGGAVSLLAAGHDARVDAIAPQITYWNLADALFPNGVFKKLWAGIFFSAGTQEPGAAAARQGGREPGGAAERGGVAEPGGAAERTMPAHDACGRFSPEVCALYQRVAVSGKPDPAARALLEARSPSAVGARIKVPALIVQGQADSLFTLDQADAMARTIAAGGAPVAVDWTSGGHDGGDRETERVQGRITAWFDRHLRRDASADTGPAFRVSRTGGVDSTDGRATLRGATAERYPGLAAAPVSVPLAGPPRSFANPAGASPPALSAVPGLGGGLSQLSSLGVGGLSLDFPGQFAAFDARPQSAPIRVTGAPTVRVRVTSTAADGSAVLFAKVYDVGPDGRQQVLPAQLVTPLRVEGAARGREVTLTLPAVDHEVAAGHRLRLVLAATDLGYASPATPATYTVAVRGPLTVPTAPAVTTQAAGLPWWVWGLPAAGAVVAAGLLLTARRRTAAPAPDPALADVPLQITGLTKKYKGGDRYSVRDLSFRVEQGQVLGLLGPNGAGKTTTLRMLMGLITPDEGEIRVFGQAIRPGAPVLSRVGAFVEGAGFLPHLSGRENLELYWKATGRPAEDAHLDEALRIANLGGALERAVRTYSQGMRQRLALAQATLGLPDLLILDEPTNGLDPPQIREMREVMIRYAAGGRTVIVSSHLLAEVEQSCTHLVVMDRGRLVQAGPVAEITGSGDTLLVTLGGPVPDAVVEKLGAVRVDGGLLVRLDAAGVAGPTALIGELVRLDVPVTGVGPHRRLEDAFLTLIGETA from the coding sequence ATGAAGCTGCGACCTCCCCGCCCGGGCCTCCCACGGTGGGCCGCCATCGGCGCCGCCCTCGCGTTGCTCGCGGGCGGCGCCGGCACCTGGACAGCCGTCGCCTCCGACGAACCCGCGCCCGTGCGGCGCGCCGACCGGATGCTCGACCTCGACGGGGTACGGATCGACACCTCGTACTTCACCGCGGGCGCCGGCGACCGCCGTCGCCCCGCCGTCCTCGTCGGCCACGGCTTCGGCGGCTCCAAGGACGACGTCCGCGCCCAGGCCGAGCAGCTCGCCCGCGACGGCTACGCCGTGCTCACCTGGTCCGCCCGCGGCTTCGGCGCCTCCGGCGGGCAGATCGGCCTCAACGACCCGCAACGCGAGGTCAAGGACGTCCGCCGGCTCGTCGACTGGCTCGCCGGCCGCCCGGAGGTGCTCCTCGACAGGCCGGGCGACCCGCGCGTCGGCATCACGGGCGCCTCCTACGGCGGTGCGGTCTCGCTGCTCGCCGCCGGACACGACGCGCGCGTCGACGCCATCGCCCCGCAGATCACCTACTGGAACCTCGCCGACGCGCTCTTCCCGAACGGCGTCTTCAAGAAGCTGTGGGCGGGCATCTTCTTCTCGGCGGGCACGCAGGAGCCGGGGGCAGCGGCGGCTCGCCAGGGCGGCAGGGAGCCGGGCGGGGCAGCGGAGCGCGGCGGGGTCGCGGAGCCGGGCGGGGCAGCGGAGAGGACGATGCCCGCCCACGACGCCTGCGGTCGCTTCAGCCCCGAGGTGTGCGCGCTCTACCAGCGCGTCGCCGTGTCCGGCAAGCCCGATCCGGCCGCCCGCGCGCTCCTGGAGGCCCGCAGCCCCTCGGCCGTCGGCGCCCGCATCAAGGTGCCCGCGCTGATCGTCCAGGGACAGGCCGACTCCCTCTTCACCCTCGACCAGGCCGACGCCATGGCGAGGACCATCGCCGCGGGCGGCGCGCCCGTCGCCGTCGACTGGACGTCCGGCGGCCACGACGGCGGCGACCGCGAGACCGAGCGCGTCCAGGGCCGGATCACCGCCTGGTTCGACCGCCACCTGAGGCGGGACGCGTCCGCCGACACCGGACCCGCCTTCCGCGTCAGCCGTACCGGAGGCGTCGACTCCACCGACGGCCGGGCCACCCTGCGCGGTGCCACCGCCGAGCGCTACCCCGGTCTCGCCGCGGCGCCCGTCTCCGTCCCGCTCGCCGGACCGCCGCGTTCCTTCGCCAACCCGGCCGGCGCCAGCCCGCCCGCCCTGTCGGCCGTACCGGGCCTCGGCGGCGGCCTCTCCCAGCTGTCCTCGCTCGGCGTGGGCGGTCTCTCGCTCGACTTCCCCGGCCAGTTCGCCGCGTTCGACGCCCGGCCGCAGAGCGCGCCGATCCGCGTCACCGGCGCACCGACCGTCCGCGTCCGGGTCACCTCCACCGCCGCCGACGGCTCGGCCGTCCTCTTCGCCAAGGTGTACGACGTGGGGCCGGACGGCCGGCAGCAGGTACTGCCCGCCCAACTCGTCACCCCCCTCCGGGTCGAGGGCGCCGCGCGGGGCCGGGAGGTCACGCTGACCCTGCCCGCCGTCGACCACGAGGTGGCCGCCGGGCACCGGCTGCGCCTGGTCCTCGCCGCCACCGACCTCGGCTACGCCTCGCCGGCCACGCCCGCCACGTACACCGTCGCCGTCCGCGGCCCCCTCACCGTGCCGACCGCGCCGGCCGTGACGACCCAGGCGGCGGGGCTGCCGTGGTGGGTGTGGGGCCTGCCGGCGGCGGGCGCGGTCGTCGCGGCGGGGCTGCTGCTCACCGCCCGGCGCCGGACGGCCGCCCCGGCCCCCGACCCCGCCCTCGCGGACGTCCCGCTCCAGATCACCGGCCTGACCAAGAAGTACAAGGGCGGTGACCGCTACAGCGTCCGCGACCTGTCCTTCCGCGTGGAACAGGGGCAGGTCCTCGGACTGCTCGGACCCAACGGCGCCGGCAAGACCACCACGCTGCGCATGCTGATGGGCCTGATCACCCCCGACGAGGGCGAGATCAGGGTCTTTGGACAGGCGATCCGCCCGGGCGCGCCGGTGCTCTCCCGGGTCGGCGCCTTCGTCGAGGGCGCGGGCTTCCTGCCGCACCTGTCGGGACGGGAGAACCTGGAGCTGTACTGGAAGGCGACCGGCCGCCCGGCCGAGGACGCCCACCTCGACGAGGCACTGCGGATCGCCAACCTGGGCGGCGCCCTGGAGCGCGCCGTCCGCACCTACTCCCAGGGCATGCGGCAGCGGCTCGCCCTCGCCCAGGCCACGCTCGGCCTGCCGGACCTGCTGATCCTGGACGAGCCGACGAACGGCCTCGATCCGCCGCAGATCCGTGAGATGCGGGAGGTGATGATCCGTTACGCGGCCGGCGGCCGGACCGTCATCGTCTCCAGCCATCTGCTCGCCGAGGTCGAACAGTCCTGCACCCACCTCGTGGTGATGGACCGGGGCCGTCTGGTCCAGGCCGGCCCGGTCGCGGAGATCACCGGCTCCGGCGACACCCTGCTCGTCACCCTCGGCGGCCCGGTGCCTGACGCGGTGGTGGAGAAGCTCGGCGCGGTACGCGTGGACGGCGGCCTGCTGGTCCGTCTCGACGCCGCCGGAGTGGCCGGGCCCACCGCCCTGATCGGCGAACTGGTCCGCCTCGACGTGCCGGTGACCGGGGTGGGCCCGCACCGCCGCCTGGAGGACGCGTTCCTGACCCTGATCGGAGAGACCGCATGA